A stretch of the Thiocystis violascens DSM 198 genome encodes the following:
- a CDS encoding EAL domain-containing protein produces MSCPRCQTLPLTPDARGNLLLTFAVRELLDKMVGFLDDQSARYQTEQMVVTLPDASLADFLALVRNSGFFNQLEYQGISALLLAADETLTFQAFTRARTLDRWFGLVDSQRLLDILEHKRFTAWFQPILASDTGVTIGYEALLRGRNADGTLMFPGEIFRMATENDLLFQVDRQAREMALHCAAAAGIVGRLFINFVPTAIYDPVHCLRSTVGWAKSLGFDPSRIVFEVVETERIVDIDHLKRILDFYRSAGYQVALDDVGSGYASLNLLTLLQPDIIKIDMDLVRGIHADQRRQAVFKALVGIARDLKILVLAEGVETEDELAYVVREGADMVQGYLFARPAPIPSALSIPSSWPVGTGRT; encoded by the coding sequence ATGTCATGTCCGCGCTGCCAAACGCTTCCGCTCACGCCCGATGCGCGGGGCAACCTGTTACTCACTTTCGCCGTGCGCGAGTTGCTGGACAAGATGGTCGGTTTCCTGGATGACCAGTCCGCCCGCTACCAGACAGAGCAGATGGTCGTTACGCTCCCGGATGCGAGTTTGGCCGACTTTCTCGCCCTTGTCCGCAACTCCGGTTTTTTTAATCAACTGGAGTACCAGGGGATCTCCGCGCTGTTGCTGGCCGCTGACGAGACGCTAACCTTTCAGGCGTTTACCCGCGCTCGCACCCTGGATCGCTGGTTTGGTCTGGTGGATTCGCAACGTTTACTCGACATCCTCGAACACAAGCGATTCACGGCCTGGTTTCAGCCCATTCTGGCGTCCGATACGGGTGTCACGATCGGTTACGAAGCCCTGCTGCGAGGTCGGAACGCGGATGGTACCCTGATGTTTCCGGGGGAGATTTTCCGGATGGCCACGGAGAACGATCTGCTGTTTCAGGTGGATCGCCAGGCGCGCGAAATGGCGCTGCATTGCGCGGCCGCCGCCGGGATCGTCGGTCGACTGTTCATTAATTTCGTGCCCACGGCGATCTACGATCCGGTGCACTGTCTGCGCAGTACGGTTGGCTGGGCGAAGAGCCTTGGGTTCGATCCTTCGCGCATCGTCTTCGAGGTTGTGGAGACGGAACGTATCGTCGATATCGACCATTTGAAGCGCATCCTCGATTTTTATCGCTCCGCAGGCTATCAGGTCGCCCTGGACGATGTCGGAAGCGGTTATGCCTCGCTCAATCTGCTGACTCTGCTCCAGCCTGACATCATCAAGATCGACATGGATCTGGTCAGGGGCATTCACGCCGACCAGCGGCGGCAGGCGGTGTTCAAAGCGCTCGTTGGCATCGCTCGCGATTTGAAGATTCTGGTTCTGGCCGAAGGCGTCGAAACCGAGGACGAACTCGCTTACGTTGTGCGCGAGGGCGCGGATATGGTGCAGGGTTATCTCTTCGCCCGGCCGGCTCCGATTCCTTCGGCGCTCTCGATTCCGTCTTCATGGCCGGTAGGAACGGGCCGGACCTGA